TTTGAGTGGATGGGCGCAGAAAAGGGTCGGGTCAAAATGGGATACGCTGAATGTAGCCCTTGAAAGGGATGGACTAAACTATCTGCTGTTCCTGAGATTTGTTCCCATTTTCCCCTTTTTTCTCATCAACCTCGTAGCGGCGTTAACAAGACTGCCCCTTCGCACGTTCTTCCTGGGAACCTTCGTGGGCATTCTTCCGGGAGCTTTTGTCTATGTCAACGCGGGAGCGAGTCTTGCTTCCATTGAGTCGATGGCTGGAATCGTCTCGCCAAGAGTCCTTGGTTCCTTTGTGCTGTTGGGGGGCTTTTCCCTGGTGCCAATTCTTAGTCATAAGTGGCATTGGGCAAGAAAGAGCGAAAAGCAATCCGAAGCTTAGGTCGCGACAAATTGCCAAAGGGAGAGTACTGATGCCTTGCTTGCGCCATATCAAAAAGGCTGGTAGGCCTGGCCGGGCAATCAGCACCATGTAGATGGCCTGCTGTTGATACTAAAAGGCTAGAACGCCATGTGCCATCATAGATTGACCTCGTTGGGGATCGCTTGTCGGGGAACAACCGCATTCTATCGTCCAGGCTGGTCTGGGCCGACGAGGCTTGTCTATCTTATGGCTGGTGGATCAGGAGCCTTGGCGTGTTACAGGAAAGATTACGGGTTCTTGAAAAAAAGCACTTTAACGTTTTGCCCTGAACCGGATTTCATTTGAGGCACGGAACGTATCATGGTCTTAGATACGTTCCGTGCCATGAATCGGACGTCTGAAAGAACGAGAAAAACAGGTTCTGAGAGAAACGGCGATCCATGTCAGCGTCAGACTGACTGCATGGAGCGATGCCTAGATCCCATGACTAACTCCTGATCAGGAAAAGCAGGTTGGCACTCTTCCTCCGTGCGTTCTGCCCAATTATTTATTCCCAAACTGTTCAATCAGCTTGGCGAATTTTTTCTCAAACCCGAGGGTCATTCTTTCTGCTGAAAAACCCGCCTCTTGCCACAAAAGGGCCATCATGGCCTGGCCGTAACAGATGTTGCAGTCGGAACCGTGATCGTCAAATCCTTTTTTGAGTTTCCCCTTCTTGAGAAAGCACCAACTCAGATCGGCATGGCCCATGGTGTCGCAGAAGCAGTAGCACTTGAATTTCTTAAGAAGTTCTGGCTCCTTTACCGCAATCATGTAGCCTGCCTCCACCGAATCGCTGGTAAAAACATACTGGGGGAATTTAACAGCATCCCAGTCTTCATCAGGGTATTTGCTGTCAAGAAGCGCCAGGGATTCCTGGGTCAAGTCGGCCATGCCGAGATTGAGTATGCGGTTGAATTCCTGGTCATCGCCGGCAAATACATGGCCCGCGGCCAACAAGAAGACCAAAACAGTAGCCATGATCGAAGTCAGACGAAAAATGTTCGTTTTCATAAAAACCTCCATTCAGTTCGTTAAAAAGGCCAGATCAGGCCCCAGTTGGGGCCACGAAACCATTGTCCAACAATGATAAAACCGACTTGGCTCAGCAGAAGAGCGCTAAAAAAGACATTGAGCAGGAAGCGGTCCCTGGCAAACCACATACCCGGCGGACTCGCAGTTCGGTCAAGGTGTGGCGAGAGCACAAAGAAAATAAAAAGAAACAGAGGAACGGCAACACCACCCCAAAAGGCTGAATAGCCGACCAGTTCCTGAAAACCGACAAAATACCAGGGCGCTTTCGCCGGATTGGGCGGATGATTCGGATCGGCACGCTCAAAGAGCGGGGCATCGACTCCCAGGGCGAGAAAAAGGAGAAGGGCAAGGGTTAGCAGCGCCACGCTTGCTTCGGCGCGGTAAAGCCAGGGATCCGCCGGGATTTTATCGCCTAGTTGATGGGGTGGTGAGGCAAGTCCACCGTCTTTGCGAATGCGCCAGAGGTGCAGGCCAGTAAAACCCACGATAAGTGGTGGGATCACGCCGGCATGAAAAGCGAAGGAACGCAGCAGGGTTTCCACGCCGACCTGGGAACCGCCCAGCAAGAAGCGGCGCAGCCCGCCACCGATAAAGGGGATATACTCGGCAAGGGAGGAGGCCACCTTGGTCGCCCAATAGGCAACCTGATCCCAGGGAAGCACATAGCCCGTAAAATTGGCGAATAGAACCAGGAGTAGTAAAACCAAGCCGTATTGCCAGTTCAAAGAGCGCGACTTGTAGGCCGCGGTGAAAAAGACGCGCGCCATATGGAGAAACACCAGAACGATGAGCCCATTGGCTGCAACGAAGTGGAGATTCCGAATCAGACGCCCAAAATAAAGGGTCGTGGTGATGTGCAGGATTCGCTCATAGGCCACGGCTGTATCCGGCGTATAGTACAGGAACAAGGTCGCCCCAGTGACCAACAGGACCCCTAGGCAGGTCAGGCAGGCCATGCCCAGTCCTAGGGTCGTCGATGGCGAAAGCGTGCGCCGGTAGACCATGACGGGGTGCAGGTGGCTGAAAAAGTGACGTTTGGACGGCGGCATGGACCTAACCTCGCTTAATCCAGAGGGGCGAATCAAGGCGGGTGCCGCCCTGAATCCAAACCCGTCCGTTTTGAATGCGCACGGGCAGCCAGTCGAGGTCCCGGGAAGCAGGTCCCGATAGGACTTTGCCCGAAGACGCGAATTCACTGCCGTGACAGGGGCAGAAAAATCCCTGGTCAACGGTGTTGAGCAGGCACCCCAAATGGGTGCATTCAAGACTCAACGCGCCAATATCCTCCCCCCGGCACAAAAGGGCGACACGCTGGCCGGGAAAGGCGCTGGTTCCCTCTTCAGGAAGGCTGTCCACCGCCGTCACGTCAGACCAGTGTCTTGAAGAAAAACGGCCCGCGGCCAGCCAGACCTGCGAAAAAATACCACCGAGGGCAGCACCTGCCACAGCTAAGGCGGGCATGGAGATTGCGCGAAACAACCACTGGCGCCGATTCATGGTCGGCCTCCTGAGAATCGTCGGACTTTCTCTACCAGGGCCCACGCCTCCTCGTCGCTGACCACTCCCCGCCATGCAGGCATGGCGGTCCCGGAGACACCATTGAGAATACCTCGCAGAATGCGTTCATCCTCAACGGCTGTAAAAAAGGGAGCGTTGGTCAAATTGCGGGGACGCGGCAGGTGCCTGCTGGCCTTGGGTCCTTTGCCGGTGCCGCTTCTCCCGTGGCATTCTGCACAAAACCGGTCATAGAGGCGTTCAGCCCGTTGCAGAGGCAGGGCATCCGGCCTGGGAGGCAGCGGTGTCTCCTCCACCTTGTCTTCCCGAGAGATCCCGATGAAGGATTGGAAGATTAAATCGAGCAGGTCCTCTCGGGATTTTGCGGACAAAACATGCTCATAAGGCGGCATGGAGGTCCCGGATATGCCCCGGGCGAGGCTGTCCCGCAACCGTGAATCAGTGACCCGCCGAAAAAACTCGTCATTGCCCAGAAAAGCCCGCGGAAACTGGGCCAGATTGGGTTGGATAAGTCCTTTGCCGTCGCCATTGGCAGCATGGCATCGCTGACAGTGATGCATATAGACTTTTTTCGCCTCCAGATGATGCGCCTCTTCGGAGGTGGCTCCCGCCAAAAATTCGACCAGTTCCACCTTGTCTGCGGCGTTCAGCAGGGATGTCGGCATGGCAGCTCCAGGGATCAACCGCGACGGATGTTCCAGAAAACCTTCAAGGTAATCCCTGTCACGCATCTTGCCTACATAGGTGAGGTCAGGAGCAATGCGACCATCCTCCTCTTTATATTGATGACAGGCCAGACAGCCTCCCTGCCATAAAAGTCGTTCTCCCGCCACCAGAGAGGAATCTTCGGGGACGACGTCCGGTACCGCCACAGCGGGGCGACCTGCCGTTACCCACATGGGCGAGGTAAAGAGAGGCGCCTCCACCCGGCCCTTGAGAAAATAAGTGAGGTCACGCACCTGATTGCGGGAGAGGGGAAAGCGCGGCATGGTCGAGTTGTCAGGCTCGGCGCGGGGGTCTCGAATGGCCTTTTCCAGTTGAGCCAGCCCCAGCTGGGAACCGACATGGCTCAGATCCGGCCCGAACCCACTGCCTTCAGGCATGCCGTTCAGATAGTGACAGAGATAGCAGGCCTTTTGCCGAAAAAGCCGGTAGCCGTTCCAGGCCTTCTCTGCTCCCGGCAGAACTTCCAGCTCATGACAGACATAGCATCGTCCCTGCACTTGCTGTCCCTGCAGCACCTGCCGCCCTCCCAGTCCAGGCAGGCCATGGGAGAATGTACGGTCCATCGCCATCCCTTCACCCAGATGACAGCCCGTGCAGCCCAGGCGTTCCGGCGCGTGAGGAGTAATATCAGGATGCGAGGAGCTCATCCAGTGGGTGCCTTCCCAGGTGGGCCGTCCTCCCTCCGTATGACAGGTCGTGCAATGTTCACGGACGGGGCTGCCGCCCAGGTTGACAGTAATATCCGCGATAGTCCCATGGAATTGATGATCATGATTGTCACCGGTCAGGAGGGCGAGCAGGGACGCGGCCAGCACCAGCAAACTGGCGACGGCCAGCAGGGGGGGTATCCAGCGGGGGGGTGGGGATTCTTCTTTTGGCATTTGGTTGTCTTGTGTCAACGCATTCCCCCGAAATCATCC
The sequence above is a segment of the Desulfuromonas sp. KJ2020 genome. Coding sequences within it:
- a CDS encoding TVP38/TMEM64 family protein; translated protein: MEKKKILLVLILAGLVALFIGLDLNRFLSLEGIKTHRDALEAFYARNRLITPIAFILVYIIQTALSLPGALLLSLAAGALFGVFQGTLFAVTGATLGATCAFLVSRYLLSGWAQKRVGSKWDTLNVALERDGLNYLLFLRFVPIFPFFLINLVAALTRLPLRTFFLGTFVGILPGAFVYVNAGASLASIESMAGIVSPRVLGSFVLLGGFSLVPILSHKWHWARKSEKQSEA
- a CDS encoding PCYCGC motif-containing (lipo)protein; this encodes MKTNIFRLTSIMATVLVFLLAAGHVFAGDDQEFNRILNLGMADLTQESLALLDSKYPDEDWDAVKFPQYVFTSDSVEAGYMIAVKEPELLKKFKCYCFCDTMGHADLSWCFLKKGKLKKGFDDHGSDCNICYGQAMMALLWQEAGFSAERMTLGFEKKFAKLIEQFGNK
- a CDS encoding cytochrome b N-terminal domain-containing protein, with product MPPSKRHFFSHLHPVMVYRRTLSPSTTLGLGMACLTCLGVLLVTGATLFLYYTPDTAVAYERILHITTTLYFGRLIRNLHFVAANGLIVLVFLHMARVFFTAAYKSRSLNWQYGLVLLLLVLFANFTGYVLPWDQVAYWATKVASSLAEYIPFIGGGLRRFLLGGSQVGVETLLRSFAFHAGVIPPLIVGFTGLHLWRIRKDGGLASPPHQLGDKIPADPWLYRAEASVALLTLALLLFLALGVDAPLFERADPNHPPNPAKAPWYFVGFQELVGYSAFWGGVAVPLFLFIFFVLSPHLDRTASPPGMWFARDRFLLNVFFSALLLSQVGFIIVGQWFRGPNWGLIWPF
- a CDS encoding ubiquinol-cytochrome c reductase iron-sulfur subunit, which codes for MNRRQWLFRAISMPALAVAGAALGGIFSQVWLAAGRFSSRHWSDVTAVDSLPEEGTSAFPGQRVALLCRGEDIGALSLECTHLGCLLNTVDQGFFCPCHGSEFASSGKVLSGPASRDLDWLPVRIQNGRVWIQGGTRLDSPLWIKRG
- a CDS encoding cytochrome c, yielding MPKEESPPPRWIPPLLAVASLLVLAASLLALLTGDNHDHQFHGTIADITVNLGGSPVREHCTTCHTEGGRPTWEGTHWMSSSHPDITPHAPERLGCTGCHLGEGMAMDRTFSHGLPGLGGRQVLQGQQVQGRCYVCHELEVLPGAEKAWNGYRLFRQKACYLCHYLNGMPEGSGFGPDLSHVGSQLGLAQLEKAIRDPRAEPDNSTMPRFPLSRNQVRDLTYFLKGRVEAPLFTSPMWVTAGRPAVAVPDVVPEDSSLVAGERLLWQGGCLACHQYKEEDGRIAPDLTYVGKMRDRDYLEGFLEHPSRLIPGAAMPTSLLNAADKVELVEFLAGATSEEAHHLEAKKVYMHHCQRCHAANGDGKGLIQPNLAQFPRAFLGNDEFFRRVTDSRLRDSLARGISGTSMPPYEHVLSAKSREDLLDLIFQSFIGISREDKVEETPLPPRPDALPLQRAERLYDRFCAECHGRSGTGKGPKASRHLPRPRNLTNAPFFTAVEDERILRGILNGVSGTAMPAWRGVVSDEEAWALVEKVRRFSGGRP